The following are encoded together in the Malaya genurostris strain Urasoe2022 chromosome 3, Malgen_1.1, whole genome shotgun sequence genome:
- the LOC131436136 gene encoding translin, with the protein MQNIVIKDIFDGFNDYLNKEQELREQIREVVREIDQAAKEAAIALQVIHSSLTEISAACTNARTHFEVCRKGYQRLAELIPDGQYYRYNDHWHFLTQRVVFLVALTIYLEKGFLVSRDTAAEILGMKTKQTDGFHLDIEDYLVGVLQMASELSRYATNSVTLGDYDRPLTISKFVADLNSGFRLLNLKNDSLRKRFDALKYDVKKIEEIVYDISIRGLRVDTGTTATAAADAEQ; encoded by the exons ATGCAGAATATCGTAATTAAAGATATCTTTGATGGATTCAATGATTACTTGAACAAGGAGCAGGAACTTCGAGAG CAAATTCGTGAAGTTGTTCGAGAAATAGATCAAGCCGCGAAGGAAGCAGCCATTGCTCTACAAGTAATTCACAGCAGCTTGACGGAGATTTCGGCGGCTTGCACTAACGCCCGTACCCATTTCGAAGTATGTCGCAAAGGGTACCAACGATTGGCCGAACTGATTCCAGACGGACAATACTACCGATATAACGATCATTGGCATTTTCTTACCCAACGGGTTGTGTTCCTGGTAGCATTGACCATCTACTTGGAGAAAGGGTTCCTTGTAAGCCGCGATACGGCAGCCGAAATTTTGGGCA TGAAGACTAAACAAACGGATGGTTTTCATTTGGACATTGAAGATTATCTTGTCGGAGTACTTCAAATGGCATCTGAATTG AGCCGTTATGCGACCAATTCGGTTACCCTCGGAGATTATGATCGCCCTCTGACGATTTCAAAGTTTGTTGCGGATCTTAATTCTGGTTTTCGTTTGCTGAATCTCAAGAATGATAGCCTACGGAAGAGATTTGACGCACTAAAATACGATGTCAAGAAGATCGAGGAGATCGTGTATGACATTAGCATCCGTGGGCTTCGAGTGGACACCGGAACGACTGCTACAGCTGCCGCTGATGCTGAGCAGTAA
- the LOC131439438 gene encoding zinc finger CCCH domain-containing protein 18 codes for MKKIRRWQLVFAVIIALMVRVDGLKATSLIFGRGPATSSTSTTSTTPAATSTSTSTTTTTEEASEEEESDDQGEVAATKAPLTGIPQVDYVWDPNLPRELGGYNLSTYPFLDSVPAEEDIGFTCDPKLHDGFYASIKYNCQLYHHCIHGIRYDFLCANYTAFDQKTFICHFASEVDCKNSPKYWFRNEPLYKATTTTTQKPAPTTPTTPAPTAVPSRQKPLRKPVRRRRPQVDYYYEDEEYDDDYYEERPRRRKNRPRNRRPTYDDEYEDDERFDRRPADRYRERDRDPPVEEDDYDDRRPYRPKNRNRNNDRRNEDEDRRYGYDDRRRDRDRRPIEDDRRRPLDEDRRLAMEEEKRSTPNERRRRPIPADERRVSDRRPIADEYRPVNEDRRSFAEDDRRKIPEERAGGRRPYNEDRRLEYEEEDEDFNSRRPEKRQKPLNDVVTVKPSGSTIYDRPRAAPKINRPVPLNEKNKYSYTNPEAPKKKPTTTTASSNEPEPEYYDEYEDEPKKPEPVVDMPKTVDPGNRGTYTYKEDKRQSASSDVVYYDDVIVPKESLPQKPIPGNVKKPDGIERINTRDNSELTNRYNEKIRSPQRVSKPEFEDEPPRNSKPEYVDDEPAERSKSRPQSVFNNFKNKKPPISLENRKPAPVQSNRDLEAVNKSPEVSRPILRATKRPFLPSRGGNPYAARGLQPVGVAKQVASQPQRPAPTSNDAERPAPFRIDVDSSPPSSIQLDMRTSTTRPNEERVKTLDQLYDEEFDVTLNDALNPTLKPLTRSAPHNFFRNRYQGVDPAFVPFEPSYAPSEFRRAAVRPPPAMIAHHHQHHPTVYVSQIRGHPAQRYEYEYEY; via the exons TCTGACGATCAAGGTGAAGTAGCGGCCACCAAAGCGCCACTTACCGGCATTCCACAGGTGGACTACGTGTGGGATCCTAACTTACCGCGAGAGCTGGGAGG ATACAATTTGTCCACCTACccgtttttggattcggttcCAGCGGAGGAAGACATAGGATTCACCTGCGATCCAAAACTACATGACGGTTTTTACGCGTCCATCAAATATAATTGCCAG CTGTACCATCACTGCATCCATGGAATTCGATACGACTTCCTGTGTGCCAATTATACAGCGTTTGATCAGAAGACCTTTATCTGCCATTTTGCTTCCGAAGTAGACTGCAAAAATTCGCCGAAATATTGGTTTAG AAATGAGCCATTGTACAAAGCAACTACCACAACTACCCAAAAGCCAGCACCAACAACACCAACAACACCGGCACCAACGGCTGTTCCCTCTAGACAGAAGCCTTTGCGCAAACCAGTTCGCAGGAGGCGTCCCCAGGTAGACTACTACTATGAAGATGAAGAATACGATGACGACTACTATGAGGAACGTCCTCGTCGTAGGAAGAATCGACCACGTAATCGTCGCCCAACTTACGACGACGAatacgaagacgatgaacgattCGATCGACGTCCTGCGGATCGCTATCGGGAACGTGATCGGGATCCTCCCGTAGAGGAAGACGACTATGATGATCGTAGACCGTACCGTCCGAAGAATAGAAATCGTAACAATGACAGAAGAAATGAAGATGAAGATCGTCGTTACGGATACGATGACCGCCGAAGAGATCGTGACCGAAGGCCAATTGAGGACGACAGACGGAGGCCACTCGACGAAGATCGTCGCTTAGCTATGGAAGAGGAAAAACGTTCAACGCCGAACGAGCGAAGAAGAAGACCGATTCCTGCTGATGAACGAAGAGTTTCTGATCGCAGACCTATCGCTGACGAGTATCGGCCGGTGAACGAAGATCGTAGATCTTTTGCCGAGGATGATAGAAGAAAGATACCAGAGGAAAGAGCAGGTGGTAGACGTCCGTATAACGAAGATCGTCGGTTAGAATATGAGGAGGAGGATGAAGACTTCAATTCACGCAGACCGGAGAAAAGGCAGAAACCTCTGAATGATGTCGTGACCGTAAAACCCTCCGGATCAACCATTTATGATCGACCACGCGCTGCACCGAAAATTAATCGACCAGTGCCTCTGAATGAGAAGAACAAATATTCATACACAAATCCAGAAGCACCGAAAAAGAAACcaacgacaacgacagcttCCTCCAATGAACCCGAACCGGAATATTATGACGAATATGAAGATGAACCCAAGAAACCGGAGCCAGTCGTCGACATGCCAAAAACGGTGGATCCGGGAAATCGAGGAACGTATACTTACAAAGAAGACAAACGACAGAGTGCTTCCTCAGATGTAGTTTACTACGATGACGTGATTGTGCCGAAAGAATCTCTCCCTCAGAAGCCCATTCCAGGAAACGTAAAAAAGCCTGATGGCATTGAACGAATTAACACACGTGATAACTCCGAGCTGACGAATAGATATAACGAAAAAATTCGAAGCCCTCAACGTGTCTCCAAGCCGGAATTCGAAGACGAACCTCCGCGAAATTCTAAACCCGAATACGTCGACGATGAACCAGCTGAACGATCGAAATCTAGACCCCAATCTGttttcaacaatttcaaaaacaaaaaacctcCAATTTCGCTAGAGAATAGGAAACCTGCTCCGGTTCAAAGCAATCGCGACTTGGAAGCAGTGAATAAATCTCCAGAAGTCTCTAGACCAATCCTTCGTGCCACTAAGCGACCATTCCTCCCTAGCCGTGGAGGTAATCCTTACGCAGCCCGAGGACTTCAGCCAGTAGGCGTTgcaaaacaagtggcaagtcaACCGCAACGTCCCGCTCCTACTAGCAATGACGCCGAACGGCCGGCACCGTTCCGTATTGACGTAGACAGTTCTCCTCCCAGTTCCATTCAGCTGGACATGCGAACCAGTACTACTCGCCCAAATGAAGAACGCGTAAAGACCCTCGATCAACTGTATGACGAAGAGTTTGACGTCACACTGAACGATGCCTTAAATCCAACCCTAAAACCACTGACACGAAGCGCACCGCATAATTTCTTCCGCAACCGGTACCAGGGCGTAGATCCCGCTTTCGTTCCATTCGAACCCAGTTACGCACCGTCCGAGTTTCGACGAGCGGCTGTCCGACCTCCACCGGCAATGATCGCGCACCACCATCAACACCATCCGACCGTGTACGTGAGCCAAATCCGAGGACATCCTGCCCAGCGATATGAGTACGAATATGAATATTGA